A DNA window from Stutzerimonas stutzeri contains the following coding sequences:
- the fdx gene encoding ISC system 2Fe-2S type ferredoxin: MPQIIFLPNADHCPEGAVIEAQTGETVLDAALRNGIDIEHACEKSCACTTCHVVVREGFQSLEASDELEDDMLDKAWGLEPNSRLSCQAIVADADLVVEIPKYTINQVSEGH; this comes from the coding sequence ATGCCGCAGATTATTTTCCTGCCCAATGCCGACCATTGCCCGGAAGGCGCCGTTATCGAGGCGCAGACAGGTGAGACGGTATTGGATGCCGCGCTGCGTAACGGCATCGACATTGAGCATGCTTGTGAGAAGTCATGTGCCTGCACGACCTGTCACGTGGTGGTGCGTGAAGGTTTTCAGTCGCTTGAGGCCTCCGACGAGCTTGAAGACGACATGCTCGACAAGGCATGGGGCTTGGAGCCTAATTCGCGGCTGTCTTGCCAGGCGATAGTGGCTGATGCCGACCTTGTCGTGGAGATACCGAAATACACCATCAACCAGGTTTCCGAAGGGCATTGA
- the hscA gene encoding Fe-S protein assembly chaperone HscA has product MALLQIAEPGHSPQPHQRRLAVGIDLGTTNSLVAALRSGVTAPLADADGRVILPSVVRYHADHIEVGAQAKLAAATDPFNTISSVKRLMGRGLADVKQLGEQLPYRFRQAESQMPFIETVQGAKSPVEVSAEILRTLRQRAEASLGGELVGAVITVPAYFDDAQRQATKDAARLAGLSVLRLLNEPTAAAVAYGLDRQAEGVVAIYDLGGGTFDISILRLTKGVFEVLATGGDTALGGDDFDHAVAGWILECAGVSGDLDPGAQRELLKIACDAKERLSDVDVVSVAYAGWSGELNRETFDDLIEPMIARSLKSCRRAVRDSGVELEEITAVVMVGGSTRVPKVRSAVGQLFCREPLTDIDPDEVVAIGAAIQAETLAGNNRDGDELLLLDVIPLSLGLETMGGLMEKIIPRNTTIPVARAQDFTTYKDGQSAMMIHVLQGERELISDCRSLARFELRGIPPMVAGAAKIRVTFQVDADGLLSVSARELASGVEASIQVKPSYGLTDGEIARMLEDSFRKADEDRDARALREQLVDAQRLLEAVEAALLVDGERLLSAEERLAIDSQMADLRGLLDSHDVVAIERQAKRLSQITDAFAARRLDSTVKAALAGRRLNDIED; this is encoded by the coding sequence ATGGCCTTACTTCAGATTGCTGAGCCCGGACATAGCCCACAGCCTCATCAGCGGCGCCTGGCGGTCGGAATAGACCTGGGCACTACCAACTCCCTTGTGGCTGCGTTGCGCAGCGGTGTTACGGCGCCTTTGGCAGATGCCGACGGGCGGGTGATTCTGCCGTCGGTGGTGCGCTACCACGCTGATCATATTGAGGTCGGTGCGCAAGCCAAGCTTGCCGCCGCAACCGATCCGTTCAACACCATCAGTTCCGTCAAACGGCTGATGGGCCGCGGCCTGGCTGATGTGAAGCAGCTTGGTGAGCAGCTGCCGTATCGCTTCCGTCAGGCCGAATCGCAGATGCCTTTCATCGAAACCGTGCAGGGCGCCAAGAGCCCGGTTGAAGTGTCTGCTGAAATTCTTCGCACACTTCGTCAGCGCGCCGAAGCGAGTCTGGGCGGTGAGCTGGTTGGGGCTGTGATCACCGTTCCGGCTTATTTTGACGACGCGCAGCGCCAGGCTACCAAGGATGCCGCACGGCTCGCCGGGCTCAGTGTTCTGCGTCTGCTCAACGAGCCTACTGCAGCCGCCGTTGCGTATGGTCTGGATCGGCAGGCGGAAGGCGTCGTCGCCATTTACGACTTGGGCGGCGGTACCTTTGATATTTCAATTCTGCGGCTGACCAAAGGTGTCTTCGAGGTGCTGGCTACCGGCGGCGATACCGCTCTGGGCGGCGATGATTTCGATCATGCCGTGGCTGGCTGGATTCTCGAATGTGCCGGAGTTTCCGGCGATCTTGACCCCGGTGCTCAGCGCGAGTTGCTGAAGATTGCCTGTGACGCCAAGGAGCGTCTCAGCGACGTCGATGTGGTGTCGGTTGCCTATGCCGGTTGGTCGGGCGAACTGAATCGAGAGACCTTCGATGATCTGATCGAGCCGATGATCGCGCGTAGTCTCAAGTCCTGCCGTCGTGCGGTGCGTGATTCCGGCGTGGAGCTGGAGGAGATTACCGCGGTGGTCATGGTCGGTGGCTCGACCCGCGTGCCGAAAGTGCGCTCTGCCGTCGGGCAGCTATTTTGTCGTGAGCCGCTGACTGACATCGACCCCGATGAGGTTGTGGCTATCGGCGCAGCGATTCAGGCCGAGACGCTGGCGGGCAACAATCGCGATGGAGACGAGCTGTTACTGCTCGATGTGATTCCGCTCTCGCTTGGTCTGGAAACCATGGGCGGGCTGATGGAAAAGATCATCCCGCGCAACACGACGATTCCGGTTGCTCGGGCGCAAGACTTCACCACCTATAAAGACGGTCAGTCGGCCATGATGATTCATGTGCTGCAGGGTGAGCGTGAACTGATTTCCGATTGCCGCTCTCTGGCACGCTTCGAGCTGCGCGGAATCCCGCCGATGGTGGCAGGGGCGGCGAAGATTCGCGTTACCTTCCAAGTCGATGCGGACGGCTTGCTCAGTGTGTCGGCGCGCGAATTGGCATCCGGTGTCGAGGCCAGTATTCAGGTCAAACCCTCTTATGGCCTGACGGATGGCGAGATAGCCCGAATGCTTGAGGACTCCTTCCGCAAGGCTGACGAGGATCGCGATGCGCGCGCCTTGCGTGAGCAGTTGGTGGACGCGCAGCGCCTGCTTGAGGCGGTTGAAGCGGCATTGTTGGTTGACGGCGAGCGCCTGCTATCGGCTGAAGAGCGGCTTGCAATCGACTCCCAGATGGCTGATCTGCGCGGGCTGCTGGATAGCCACGATGTGGTCGCCATCGAACGACAGGCCAAGCGCTTGAGCCAGATTACCGACGCCTTTGCTGCGCGCAGGCTGGATTCCACCGTCAAGGCCGCACTGGCCGGGCGGCGGCTAAACGATATTGAGGATTGA
- the iscX gene encoding Fe-S cluster assembly protein IscX, whose translation MQLKWSDVLEIAIELAERKPDVDPRYVNFVNLHRWVVELPDFADEPSRGGEKVLEAIQAAWIEEAE comes from the coding sequence ATGCAGCTGAAATGGAGTGATGTGCTGGAGATTGCCATCGAGCTGGCTGAGCGCAAGCCAGACGTTGATCCGCGCTACGTGAATTTCGTCAATTTGCACCGTTGGGTAGTGGAGCTGCCTGACTTTGCCGACGAGCCCAGTCGCGGCGGAGAAAAAGTGCTCGAAGCCATTCAGGCAGCCTGGATCGAAGAGGCTGAATAG
- a CDS encoding RodZ domain-containing protein encodes MTAPHQESAAPMGNNPGETLRKAREDKGWPLSAVAQQLNLTERSLARIEAGDFSQLPGHTFARGYVRAYAKLLGLDQNRLVQEFDQHTGTNASGSNVNSLGRIEEPGRLSRSFMRFFGFALLLVLAAVAWYWWQERTAREVTTRPVSALERIEVQGADGTTEIHLLDRADEAADQQAAPRTEQSGPLGDPQPSETTESSDATQAPPASVDPSNTAAPAGEAAHSLPLELPASVGESPAASAASAEAPAPVAASTPSAVAAAPGEVQLELRFTADCWTRVSDADGRVLFSALAKAGTTRTVSGKAPLDVHLGYARGAQLSYNGENVNLASHMRGETARLKLGQ; translated from the coding sequence ATGACCGCGCCGCACCAAGAATCCGCTGCACCGATGGGCAACAATCCCGGCGAAACGCTGCGTAAAGCCCGCGAAGACAAAGGCTGGCCTTTGTCTGCCGTTGCGCAACAGCTGAATCTCACTGAGCGCTCGCTGGCCCGTATCGAGGCCGGCGACTTCAGCCAGTTGCCGGGGCATACATTTGCCCGTGGTTACGTTCGAGCCTATGCAAAACTGCTCGGCCTGGATCAGAACCGCCTGGTTCAGGAGTTCGATCAGCACACCGGCACCAACGCTTCCGGCAGTAACGTGAACAGTCTGGGTCGCATCGAAGAGCCCGGCCGTTTATCACGTAGCTTCATGCGCTTCTTCGGCTTCGCGTTGTTGTTGGTTCTGGCCGCGGTGGCTTGGTACTGGTGGCAAGAGCGCACGGCGCGCGAGGTCACCACACGCCCGGTCTCGGCGCTGGAGCGGATCGAAGTGCAAGGTGCTGACGGTACCACCGAGATTCATCTGCTGGACCGCGCCGATGAGGCTGCCGATCAGCAAGCCGCGCCGCGGACAGAGCAGTCCGGCCCATTGGGCGATCCGCAGCCAAGCGAGACCACTGAGTCATCCGATGCAACGCAAGCACCGCCTGCTTCGGTAGATCCGAGCAATACTGCCGCGCCGGCGGGCGAGGCAGCGCATTCACTGCCCTTGGAACTGCCAGCGTCCGTGGGCGAGAGCCCGGCCGCATCAGCCGCTTCCGCCGAGGCTCCTGCTCCTGTTGCGGCGAGCACCCCCAGCGCTGTTGCTGCCGCCCCGGGTGAGGTCCAACTGGAGTTGCGCTTTACCGCTGACTGCTGGACGCGGGTGAGCGATGCCGACGGACGGGTACTATTCAGCGCACTGGCCAAGGCCGGAACCACCAGGACGGTCAGTGGCAAGGCGCCGCTGGACGTGCATTTGGGGTACGCCCGCGGCGCCCAGCTCAGTTACAACGGTGAAAACGTGAACCTCGCTTCTCACATGCGCGGCGAGACGGCGCGCCTCAAGCTCGGACAGTAA
- the rlmN gene encoding 23S rRNA (adenine(2503)-C(2))-methyltransferase RlmN, whose product MIATTGKVNLLGLTQSQLESFFESVGEKRFRAGQVMKWIHHFGVDNFDAMSNLGKALREKLKACAEIRGPEIVSEDISSDGTRKWVVRVASGSCVETVYIPQGGRGTLCVSSQAGCALDCSFCSTGKQGFNSNLTAAEVIGQVWIANKSFGSIPAKVDRAITNVVMMGMGEPLLNFDNVVAAMHIMMDDLGYGISKRKVTLSTSGVVPMIDELAKVIDVSLALSLHAPNDALRDQLVPINKKYPLDMLLAACKRYISQLGEKRVLTIEYTLLKGINDQPEHAEQVIALLTNIPCKINLIPFNPFPHSGYERPSNNAIRRFQDILHKGGHNVTVRTTRGEDIDAACGQLVGQVLDRTRRSERYIAVRELQSEPGAAQIASNRS is encoded by the coding sequence ATGATTGCCACTACCGGTAAAGTGAATCTGCTCGGGCTTACCCAGTCGCAACTGGAGAGCTTCTTCGAGTCCGTCGGGGAGAAGCGTTTTCGCGCCGGTCAGGTGATGAAATGGATTCACCACTTTGGCGTCGATAACTTTGACGCCATGAGCAATCTCGGCAAAGCCTTGCGCGAAAAGCTCAAGGCTTGCGCCGAGATTCGCGGCCCGGAGATCGTCAGTGAAGACATCTCCAGCGACGGCACCCGCAAGTGGGTTGTGCGTGTCGCTTCGGGCAGTTGTGTGGAAACGGTGTATATCCCGCAGGGCGGGCGCGGGACGCTTTGCGTTTCGTCGCAGGCCGGTTGTGCGCTGGACTGCAGCTTCTGCTCCACCGGCAAACAAGGTTTCAATAGCAACCTCACCGCCGCTGAAGTTATCGGGCAGGTGTGGATTGCCAATAAATCGTTCGGCTCCATCCCGGCGAAAGTAGATCGGGCTATCACCAATGTGGTGATGATGGGTATGGGCGAGCCGCTGCTGAATTTCGACAACGTGGTCGCCGCCATGCACATCATGATGGATGACCTCGGCTACGGTATCTCCAAGCGCAAGGTGACGCTGTCGACCTCCGGCGTCGTGCCGATGATTGATGAGCTGGCCAAGGTGATCGACGTTTCCTTGGCCTTGTCGCTGCACGCACCCAACGATGCGCTGCGCGATCAGCTGGTACCGATCAACAAGAAGTATCCGCTGGATATGTTGCTGGCGGCGTGCAAACGCTACATCTCGCAGCTTGGCGAGAAGCGCGTGCTGACCATTGAGTACACGCTGCTCAAGGGCATCAATGACCAGCCCGAGCATGCCGAGCAGGTGATTGCGCTGCTGACGAACATTCCGTGCAAGATCAATCTGATTCCCTTCAATCCATTCCCTCATTCCGGATATGAGCGGCCGAGCAACAATGCCATCCGCCGTTTTCAGGACATCCTGCACAAAGGTGGGCACAATGTAACGGTGCGTACCACCCGCGGCGAAGACATCGACGCGGCTTGCGGTCAGCTCGTCGGCCAGGTTCTGGACCGGACGCGTCGAAGCGAGAGATACATCGCTGTGCGTGAGCTACAGAGCGAGCCAGGTGCGGCGCAAATTGCTTCGAACCGATCCTGA
- the pilW gene encoding type IV pilus biogenesis/stability protein PilW, with protein sequence MILRAALLLLLTGLLAGCVSSGTVDPLRTDQGRQQARDAYIQLGIGYLQQGEAARAKTPLRKALEMDPRSADAHAALALVFQTEMENDLADKHYREALSSRRDARILNNYGSFLFEQKRYPEAMERFRQAAEDNMYPERARVFQNLGMTALQLGQREEAELYFTRSLRLDGRQPRALLELALMAFEDKQYVPAKRYYDSFSQVSEQNARSLLLGIRLASIHQDRDTAASLGLQLRRLYPGTDEYKQYLSEQR encoded by the coding sequence ATGATTCTGCGCGCTGCGCTGCTGCTTCTACTGACCGGCCTGTTGGCCGGTTGTGTGTCTTCTGGAACCGTCGATCCGCTGAGGACCGACCAGGGGCGTCAGCAGGCACGTGACGCCTATATCCAGTTGGGCATTGGTTATCTGCAGCAGGGCGAAGCCGCACGCGCCAAGACACCGTTGCGCAAGGCATTGGAAATGGACCCGCGCAGCGCCGATGCGCATGCCGCGCTGGCGTTGGTCTTCCAGACCGAGATGGAAAACGACCTGGCCGACAAGCATTACCGCGAGGCGCTGTCCAGTCGCCGTGACGCCCGCATTCTCAACAACTACGGCAGCTTTCTGTTCGAGCAGAAACGCTACCCTGAGGCGATGGAGCGCTTTCGTCAGGCAGCCGAAGACAACATGTACCCCGAGCGGGCGCGAGTATTTCAGAATCTCGGCATGACCGCGCTGCAGCTGGGACAGCGCGAGGAGGCTGAGCTTTACTTCACGCGCTCGCTTCGCCTAGACGGTCGCCAGCCTCGTGCGCTACTCGAACTTGCCCTCATGGCCTTCGAGGACAAACAGTACGTTCCCGCCAAGCGTTATTACGATAGCTTCAGTCAGGTGTCCGAGCAGAACGCACGTAGTCTGCTGCTTGGTATTCGCCTGGCCAGCATCCATCAGGACCGTGATACAGCTGCCAGCCTGGGGCTGCAGCTAAGGCGGTTGTATCCCGGTACGGATGAGTACAAGCAATATCTTTCGGAGCAACGATGA
- the ndk gene encoding nucleoside-diphosphate kinase has translation MALQRTFSIIKPDAVAKNVIGEITTRFEKAGLRVVASKMVQLSEREAAGFYAEHSERGFFKDLVAFMTSGPVIVQVLEGEDAIAKNRELMGATNPKEAAAGTIRADFAVSIDENAVHGSDSEASAAREIAYFFAATEVCARIR, from the coding sequence ATGGCCCTGCAACGCACCTTCTCCATCATCAAGCCTGACGCTGTCGCCAAGAACGTCATCGGCGAAATCACCACCCGTTTCGAGAAGGCCGGCCTGCGCGTCGTCGCTTCCAAGATGGTTCAGCTGTCCGAGCGCGAAGCTGCCGGTTTCTACGCCGAGCACAGCGAGCGCGGTTTCTTCAAGGACCTGGTTGCTTTCATGACGTCCGGCCCGGTCATCGTTCAGGTTCTCGAAGGCGAAGACGCCATCGCCAAGAACCGTGAGCTGATGGGCGCTACCAACCCTAAAGAAGCAGCTGCTGGCACCATTCGCGCCGATTTTGCCGTTTCGATCGACGAGAACGCCGTGCACGGTTCCGATTCGGAAGCGTCCGCTGCCCGTGAAATCGCTTACTTCTTCGCTGCCACCGAAGTGTGCGCACGCATTCGCTGA
- the ispG gene encoding flavodoxin-dependent (E)-4-hydroxy-3-methylbut-2-enyl-diphosphate synthase — MHSESPIKRRQSRKIWVGNVPVGGDAPISVQSMTNTETCDVEATVAQIQRLANAGADIVRVSVPSMEAAEAFGRIKRLVQLPLVADIHFDYQIALRVAELGVDCLRINPGNIGREDRVRAVVDAARDKGIPIRIGVNAGSLEKDLQKKYGEPTPQALVESALRHVDHLDRLDFQDFKVSVKASDVFMAVEAYRLLAGQIEQPLHLGITEAGGLRSGTVKSAVGLGMLLADGIGDTIRVSLAADPVEEIKVGFDILKSLRLRSRGINFIACPSCSRQNFDVVKTMNELETRVEDLLVPLDVAVIGCVVNGPGEAKEAHIGLTGGSPSNLVYIDGKPAQKLNNDNLVDELEQLIRRKAAEKLAADAAVIARS, encoded by the coding sequence ATGCATTCCGAATCTCCTATCAAGCGTCGCCAGTCCCGGAAGATCTGGGTGGGCAACGTTCCGGTCGGTGGCGATGCGCCGATCTCCGTACAGAGCATGACCAATACCGAAACCTGCGACGTCGAAGCGACGGTTGCGCAGATCCAGCGCCTAGCGAATGCCGGCGCGGATATCGTCAGGGTTTCGGTGCCTTCCATGGAGGCCGCCGAAGCGTTCGGGCGCATCAAACGGCTCGTCCAGTTGCCCCTGGTGGCGGACATTCACTTCGATTATCAGATCGCGTTGCGTGTGGCCGAGCTTGGCGTTGATTGCCTGCGTATCAACCCAGGCAACATCGGCCGCGAGGACCGGGTTCGCGCAGTCGTCGATGCCGCTAGAGATAAGGGCATCCCGATCCGCATCGGCGTGAATGCCGGTTCGCTGGAAAAGGATTTGCAAAAGAAGTACGGCGAGCCGACACCGCAGGCGCTGGTAGAGTCCGCGCTGCGCCATGTGGATCACCTCGATCGACTGGACTTTCAGGATTTCAAAGTCAGCGTCAAAGCGTCCGATGTGTTCATGGCGGTGGAGGCCTATCGGCTGCTCGCCGGACAGATCGAACAGCCGCTGCATCTCGGCATTACCGAGGCGGGCGGGCTGCGCTCCGGCACGGTAAAATCCGCGGTGGGGCTGGGCATGCTGCTTGCTGACGGAATCGGCGACACCATTCGTGTGTCGCTGGCGGCTGATCCAGTCGAGGAAATCAAGGTTGGCTTCGACATTCTCAAATCCCTGCGTCTGCGTTCGCGTGGTATCAACTTCATCGCTTGTCCGAGCTGCTCGCGGCAGAACTTCGATGTGGTCAAGACCATGAACGAGTTGGAAACCCGCGTGGAGGATTTGCTGGTGCCGTTGGACGTTGCCGTGATTGGTTGCGTGGTCAATGGCCCGGGTGAAGCCAAGGAGGCGCATATCGGCCTTACCGGTGGCAGCCCGAGCAACCTGGTCTACATCGACGGCAAGCCGGCGCAGAAACTGAACAACGACAACCTCGTCGATGAGCTGG